A stretch of DNA from Anaerobacillus isosaccharinicus:
CTTGTCGCCGCTAGGCGGGCGCTCTGCGCTTTTCTTATGATCCGCTAGAATTAGTTGTTTCGCTTTATTTGGTCATAACGATTGTACATGTCTGAATACCCGCGCATGTTTACATCGTTTTCACCATTTTCATTTTCACTAGCGCTCATTCGTCTCCCTTGAGGCGATTGGAGCATTTCTTCGATCGTATGCTCTAATACCTCTTGAACATTTTCTGTTCTAGAAGTTAGGCTTCCGAAGCGTTCAATATTCTTAATCATCTCAGGTTGGTCTGAAACGTAAACGTTAAAGAACCTGGGGACACAACTCATAGCTGTTTGTTTTACTTGATCAGCGGTCATAAAGCGATCCTCAGATGTAGTTTCATAAGCAATTAATACATTTTGGTCTGTCACTAATGTAGCGACATCATTGACATCTGGAATAAGAACAGCCAATTTACTAATGGCATCAGCTAAAAGCTCTGGGTCATAAACTGCAATTTGTGGATTTCTCCCACCTCTTGGTAACGCAGTTTCTGGTTGATGACGTACATAACCGAAGCGTTGAATCTGATGATAGTCTTTATCAGGATTAATAACAGTAAATTCACTTCGGTTCTTACTATTAAAAAGTTCTTGATTGTCCTTTGCAATCGGTGAATCGTTTTCCATCAAAGCTTGGCATCCTGTAGCGAACGTTACGAAACAAAGAGTTATTGCTAATACTAATTTTTTCACTTGCTACACCTCCTAAATAGATTCTGTTTAAAAAGAGGGCAACTGATCGTTGACACCTTTTTAAACGGGCTCTATTTAGTAGGATGACCAAATTTATCTTTGTTACCATTAGAAAAAATTGTTAGTTCCTAGCAACTAAAGAAGCAAATAGAGGTTGAATTTTTCTTATTAATCAGGCAATATAATAAATGAGGTGACATATAATGATCCGTGTACAAGGAGTAAGCTTTGAAGTAATTGAAGAACATAGAGAAGCTTGGGATGAGGAAGCATTTAAAGCTAGATATAGTGATGTTTTAAATAAATATGATTACATCGTTGGTGATTGGGGTTATAGCCAGCTTCGTTTACGAGGTTTTTTTGAGGATAACAATCGAAAAGCTACATACGATTCGAAAATCAGTACGTTTCCAGAGTACTTGTTCGAATATTGTAACTTTGGCTGTCCATACTTTGTGTTACGACGTGTAAAGGAAGAACGTAGTAATACTAAAAAAGCAAAAGAGCCGGAAAAAGATTTAGTAACTGAATGAAGGGAAAAGCATGTTTCTTATGAAATATGCTTTTTTGTTTTTGAAAAAAAAGACTGACACCCTATTGTCAGTCTTTTCTGTAACCTATTTAGAAGTATACGGTGCATCCTTTTTGTTTGGGTCATCATGGGGTGGATGAGCCCCTGGATCTTGGCGAGGTAAACTTTGATGAAGTGATTTAAATTCATAATTAAATGCACTATAACTACGTTGACCTTCACGCCATGGCGTTGTTTTCCCTAATTTTTTATTTACTGGTGAGCCATACGGCCCCTCAGGTGTATCCTCAGGAATCACGTAATTTGCCCCTATCTCAACATTTGAAAAATCAGCATATTTTTCTTTGTCGCTCATTAGATCCACACCTCCTTACATTAGCTTTCCGAAAAGAGGTTGTTAATATAATATAAAAAATTGGTTAAGCCTATCCGATCACTTCATAAAGATAGCTGCGAAGATCTTCGGCATCTTTTTCATCTAGGTTAAACGCGTGTTCAATATAACCAGGCTCTTCTAAATCATCTGTACCTATAATTGCAAGACGATTAGACTGCATATCAAGGACAATTTGTTTGCCATAATAGCGCGATGTTGACATGATTGCAATATCAAACCGTTGATTTTCTCCCATAAAACTAACGAAACGCGTTTTCGTCTGTTCAGTCTCATCATAAAGATAAAAACGTTCAGCCATGCTGTCTCACCCCTTCTTAAACATATTTAGATCATATCTCATTTTTTATACAAAAAAAAGAAATTGACCTTCTCTAAAGTCAACTTCTTTTTTTAATGTAAAATGTAGAATGTAGAATGTAGAATTGGCCGTTAGTAAAGCTTTGAAGCTTTACTAAAAACATTTTACATTTTACATTTTGAATTCTACATTTTACAAAATTACTCCATCACCAAATGTGGTTTGTTAGATAAATGGTGGTGGGCTTTAATGTAACGAACAGTTTTTGTTTTTGCACGCATCACGATTGAATCTGTTTCAACTAAATCTCCGCCTAGGAAACGAACACCTTCAAGTAACTCTCCTGAAGAAACTCCTGTAGCTGCAAAAATAGCATCGTCACCACGAACTAAGTCTTCTAGTTGTAAAATTTGTGTTGGGTCTTCTAACCCCATTCGTTTGCAACGTTCAACTTCCTCATCATTCATTGGTACAAGTCTTGCTTGCATATCGCCACCAAGAGCTTTTAGCGCAGCCGCTGAAATGACACCCTCTGGAGCACCACCAATACCAATAAAAAGATCGATACCAGTTTGAGGTAGAGCTGTTGCAATTGCTGCACCAACATCACCGTCACCAAACAGTTTTACACGAGCGCCTTTTTTACGAACACGGTCAATAATTTCGTCGTGACGTTTGCGTTCTTGGATAATGACTGTTACATCTTGAACACGTTTATTTGTCATTTTTGCGATGATATCAATTGTTTTTTCAATTGGATCGTCAAGACGAACTAGCCCTGCAGCTTTAGGTCCAACTGCAATTTTTTCCATGTACATATCTGGGGCGTGAAGCAAGCAGCCTTTGTCACCAATGGCTACAACAGCCATAGCATTAGGATGTCCTTTTGCAACGATGCTTGTCCCTTCTAATGGATCAACGGCAATATCAACTTGAGGTCCATTTCCATTACCAAGTACTTCGCCAATATATAACATAGGAGCCTCATCAAGCTCTCCTTCGCCAATAACAACCGTTCCGTTCATGTTTACAGAATCGAACATCGCTCTCATCGCACTAGTCGCTGCATTATCAGCCTCATTTTTCTTTCCACGGCCCATCCATTGGGCGCTAGCTAGTGCAGCTGCTTCAGTTACACGAACAATTTCTAACGCTAATTCACGTTCCACTTAACAATTCCCCCATTATGTATGTTATTTATCCTTTAACATCATAACAAAATGAGCCTAAATATTAAACTTGAAATCATAAATCGGTAAAATTCCATGAAATTGTGACTATGTGTTATACTAATTTTAAAAAAGTGTAGGTGAGAATAAATGTATTTTGTTGATCGTAAAACAATCGATGCAAAACTTTCGATTATGGATGAGTACTTACAATTTTATAATAGTAAAACCGATTGGTCTTCATTTGAGGACAAGCTATCTTTAGAACGAGTTGTACATATTGTCATCGAAGCAATCATTGATGTAGGAAATAGCATTATTGACGGGTTTGTTATGAGGGACCCAGGAAGTTATGAAGACATTATTGAAATTTTACTTGATGAAAAAGTGATTGATGAAAATGATGCTACAAGCTTTAAAAAAGTAGTCGCACTCAGAACAATGGTTGTTCGTGACTATACAAAGGTAGATCACGAACTAGTAAAGCAAATATTTACGGACAATGCAAAATCCCTAATCAACTTTGCACCTTCCGTTCACAAATATTTAAAAAACGAATTAGGACATGTAACCGCGTTTATTCCTGAATAATGTAAAATGTAGAATGTAAAATGTAGAATTTTAGAAAGTGGAGCTTCGAAGCGTTGCAAACATCATTCTAGATCTCGAGTTCTAAAATAATAAAATGTGAATTTCAGAAAAGGGACTACAAAGCGACACAAACATAATTCTACATTCTACATTCTGAATTCTACATTATTTAAATATGTATATTTACAAACATTTTAGTTGTTTAATTTACTAATGGATCATCATCTATTAAAATAGAGGAAAGGGTGGTGAAGAGATGGCAAACCAAGTTTCTACTCGTGATCAAATCTTAAGTTTATTGAAAGTAAATAAACAACTTACAGTTTCTGAAATGGCAAACCAACTCGATATTACAGAAATGGCAGTACGCCGGCATTTAAATACATTAGAACGAGATAATATTATTAGCACAACGCTAGTTCGCCAAGCAATGGGACGTCCGACAAATGTTTATTATTTAACAAAAACAGGACAAGAGATGTTCCCACGAAACTATGCGACTTTAACCGTAGATTTACTTAGAGATCTTGAAGATCTAAATGGTAAAGAAGTGGTTGAACAATTATTCGAGCGAAGAAAAGAACGTATGAAGGAAAAGTATGGTTCACGCATAATGGATCATAAAACGCTTGATGAAAAAATTGCTGAACTAGCCCGTCTTCAGAATGAGCACGGTTACATGGTTGAATGGGAAAAAGACGAGGAAGGGAATTACCTTTTCAAAGAATATAATTGCCCAATCTCAGAAATAGCTCAAGAATATCCTGTAGCATGTAAGTGTGAATTGTCTCTGTTCCAAGAACTTTTAGGTACAGACCAAGTCGACTGTGAAGTGTGTATGGCTACAGACGCTGAACCTCACTGTTTCTATAAGATTAAGCCAAAAAATAATTAGGTTAACGAACGTCACCTCTAATCTGAGGTGGCTTTTTCTTTTTGATTAGGTTAAAATTTGAAAAGTCGTAATCAACAAAGAGTAGTTGTAATTTAAAAAGCAAAATACATAATTTAAAAATTAATCAAACGTTTAATTAAAAAGGAGGACTTTTAATAAATGAAGCATTATGAAGGTTATTTAATTGATTTAGACGGGACAATGTACCGTGGAAAAGAAAAAATTGAAGAAGCGGTGGAGTTTGTAAAGGAGTTGGCAGCAAGAGAGATTCCCTATCTTTTTGTTACCAATAATTCCTCTAAAACTTGTGCTCAAGTAGCAGAACACCTTTTGGAGATGGGGATTCCCGCTACCCAAAAGCATGTGTTTACAACAAGTATTGCCACAGCAAAGTTTATTGCTGAAGAAAAACAACATGCATCTGTTTATATGATCGGTGAAGAAGGGTTAAAAGATGCTATCGAAAAACAAGGCTTCACGATTAAAGATGAAGATGTAGATTATGTTGTGGTCGGCATTGATCGAGAGATAACCTACGAAAAGTTAGCAAAAGCATGTTTGGCTGTACGAGGAGGGGCGAAGTTTATTTCCACAAATGGAGATATTGCGTTACCTACAGAAAGAGGTCTAATGCCAGGAAACGGTTCTATTACTTCGGTCATCACTGTATCAACGGAAACAGCGCCAATTTTTATTGGTAAACCAGAATCAATTATTGTAGACCAAGCTCTAGAAGTTATCGGTACTCCAAGAGAAAAAACGGTTATGGTAGGCGACAACTATAATACAGACATTATGGCGGGGATTAATGCCAATATGGATACAATCATGGTCCATACAGGTGTAACCTCAAAAGAACAGCTTTCAACCTACAAAAAACAACCAACCTTCTCAATTGACTCCTTGAGCGAGTGGAAGTTTCTTTAAATGTAGAATTCAGAATGTAGAATGTAGAATTTTTGTGAGAGGGGAGCTCCGAAGCTCTGCCCTCATCATTTTACATTCTACATTTTACATTTTACATTTTACATTTACTCCACGTTCGCTGCTCGATGGGCGAGGCGACTTGAGGCAGCTGCGGCGATAGCACCGACAATATCGTCTAAAAATGTATGACATTCTTTGCTATCTTTATCATTCAATTTTTCTAAGATGCCAGGTTTTTGTTTATCAATATAACCGTAATTTGTAAAGCCAATTGAACCATAAACGTTCACGATGGAGAGGGCGATAATTTCATCTACCCCATATAAGCCTTCGTCTCTTTGAATTATGTCTAGTAACGGTGGTTCGATTAGATTTTTTTCAGCTAGCATATCTAATTGAATTCCAGTTAAAAGGGCATTTTGAACCTCGCGTTTTGCTAGCACTCGGTCTACGTTCTCGCGGCAGTCCTCAATTTTTAAGTCTGTATGGTACTTTACTTGAAGGAAGTAGACTAGATCGGCGATGTCATCTAAAGTAACACCTCGTTTAGTTAACCAATCCCTAGCTGTTTTTTCTACGATATCCATCTCTTTTTTCATGATAATCACCTAGTTCCTTTCTTTGCGATTATTATATGCCTCTAATTATGTTGATGTTAAAAACGATGCTCATCTTCCCTAACATTGTTTGACTTGTTAAGTCCCTTTATTCAATCTTATTTATAAGATCTGATTTCATGAGAATCATTTTGCCCAGATATGTCATAGACTATCGTGTAAAGCAGTAAGTATACATTAATAGCATTGGTGTCAGACACCACAAAAAGACATTATTATGATTTTGTCCATTTAGGGTGTCAGACACCCTAAAAAGACATTTTCATCAGTTTGTCCATCTGGGGTGTATAGGTACTGATAAGGGGTGACGGGGTTGTTTGAGAGAAGTATTTTTGATGAGTATAAGCTTTATTGTGAGCAGCGTTTTATGCTTGGTGATCATGAAGGGTTTACTGCGCAAAATAAGCACTATTTTCTAGTTTGTATCGATGGGATTGAAGATCATGAGATTACGGAAGCAATAAAAATGGGAAGCCACTTAAATGCCAGTGGAGATCATGAAATTGCTACTTTTGTGCCAACAAAAACAAATGGGCTCACCA
This window harbors:
- a CDS encoding YutD family protein; protein product: MIRVQGVSFEVIEEHREAWDEEAFKARYSDVLNKYDYIVGDWGYSQLRLRGFFEDNNRKATYDSKISTFPEYLFEYCNFGCPYFVLRRVKEERSNTKKAKEPEKDLVTE
- a CDS encoding YhcN/YlaJ family sporulation lipoprotein, translated to MKKLVLAITLCFVTFATGCQALMENDSPIAKDNQELFNSKNRSEFTVINPDKDYHQIQRFGYVRHQPETALPRGGRNPQIAVYDPELLADAISKLAVLIPDVNDVATLVTDQNVLIAYETTSEDRFMTADQVKQTAMSCVPRFFNVYVSDQPEMIKNIERFGSLTSRTENVQEVLEHTIEEMLQSPQGRRMSASENENGENDVNMRGYSDMYNRYDQIKRNN
- a CDS encoding phosphatidylglycerophosphatase A — protein: MKKEMDIVEKTARDWLTKRGVTLDDIADLVYFLQVKYHTDLKIEDCRENVDRVLAKREVQNALLTGIQLDMLAEKNLIEPPLLDIIQRDEGLYGVDEIIALSIVNVYGSIGFTNYGYIDKQKPGILEKLNDKDSKECHTFLDDIVGAIAAAASSRLAHRAANVE
- a CDS encoding TIGR01457 family HAD-type hydrolase, which translates into the protein MKHYEGYLIDLDGTMYRGKEKIEEAVEFVKELAAREIPYLFVTNNSSKTCAQVAEHLLEMGIPATQKHVFTTSIATAKFIAEEKQHASVYMIGEEGLKDAIEKQGFTIKDEDVDYVVVGIDREITYEKLAKACLAVRGGAKFISTNGDIALPTERGLMPGNGSITSVITVSTETAPIFIGKPESIIVDQALEVIGTPREKTVMVGDNYNTDIMAGINANMDTIMVHTGVTSKEQLSTYKKQPTFSIDSLSEWKFL
- a CDS encoding helix-turn-helix transcriptional regulator, with product MANQVSTRDQILSLLKVNKQLTVSEMANQLDITEMAVRRHLNTLERDNIISTTLVRQAMGRPTNVYYLTKTGQEMFPRNYATLTVDLLRDLEDLNGKEVVEQLFERRKERMKEKYGSRIMDHKTLDEKIAELARLQNEHGYMVEWEKDEEGNYLFKEYNCPISEIAQEYPVACKCELSLFQELLGTDQVDCEVCMATDAEPHCFYKIKPKNN
- the hepT gene encoding type VII toxin-antitoxin system HepT family RNase toxin — its product is MYFVDRKTIDAKLSIMDEYLQFYNSKTDWSSFEDKLSLERVVHIVIEAIIDVGNSIIDGFVMRDPGSYEDIIEILLDEKVIDENDATSFKKVVALRTMVVRDYTKVDHELVKQIFTDNAKSLINFAPSVHKYLKNELGHVTAFIPE
- a CDS encoding DUF3055 domain-containing protein is translated as MAERFYLYDETEQTKTRFVSFMGENQRFDIAIMSTSRYYGKQIVLDMQSNRLAIIGTDDLEEPGYIEHAFNLDEKDAEDLRSYLYEVIG
- the glpX gene encoding class II fructose-bisphosphatase; amino-acid sequence: MERELALEIVRVTEAAALASAQWMGRGKKNEADNAATSAMRAMFDSVNMNGTVVIGEGELDEAPMLYIGEVLGNGNGPQVDIAVDPLEGTSIVAKGHPNAMAVVAIGDKGCLLHAPDMYMEKIAVGPKAAGLVRLDDPIEKTIDIIAKMTNKRVQDVTVIIQERKRHDEIIDRVRKKGARVKLFGDGDVGAAIATALPQTGIDLFIGIGGAPEGVISAAALKALGGDMQARLVPMNDEEVERCKRMGLEDPTQILQLEDLVRGDDAIFAATGVSSGELLEGVRFLGGDLVETDSIVMRAKTKTVRYIKAHHHLSNKPHLVME